The following coding sequences are from one Sciurus carolinensis chromosome 11, mSciCar1.2, whole genome shotgun sequence window:
- the Nrgn gene encoding neurogranin, with protein MDCCTESACSKPDDDILDIPLDDPGANAAAAKIQASFRGHMARKKIKSGEHGRKGPGPGGPGGAGGARGGAGGGPSGD; from the coding sequence GAGAGTGCCTGCTCCAAGCCGGACGATGACATTCTAGACATCCCACTGGACGATCCTGGTGCCAACGCGGCCGCTGCCAAAATCCAGGCGAGTTTCCGGGGCCACATGGCGCGGAAGAAGATAAAGAGTGGAGAGCACGGCCGGAAGGGCCCAGGCCCTGGGGGACCCGGCGGAGCTGGGGGCGCCCGGGGAGGCGCGGGCGGCGGTCCCAGCGGAGACTAG